In Ooceraea biroi isolate clonal line C1 chromosome 1, Obir_v5.4, whole genome shotgun sequence, the genomic stretch TTTTGGACAAACTGGAAACCGGCTATGCCAAGCTGGCGGCGTCCGATAGCAAATCGCTATTGAAGAAACATCTGACGAAGGAGGTCTTTGATCAACTCAAGACCAGGAAGACGTCGTTTGGCTCCACTCTTCTGGACGTTATCCAATCCGGTCTGGAGAATCACGATTCTGGTGTTGGTATCTATGCACCCGACGCTGAGGCATACACCGTGTTCGCCGAAATTTTCGACCCCATTATTGATGATTACCACGGTGGTTTCAAAAAAACCGACAAGCACCCACCCAAAGATTTTGGCGATGTCGACTGCTTCGGCAATCTTGATCCGGCTGTAAGTCTCTTATAAACATTTACtttacgttattaattataaatgttttaatctaAGTTGTACTCATTGCATACTTAATTGTATAGCGTAGTCACATTGGctgaatataaataacatttgaatattatattctctcttctatattttattgttgaattatattacacgtacCATTATCGCCGCCATATATCtcaaaatagtttatttattaaaatataattaagaatcaaaagagagagaaagatattgatacaattttattaacatcccatattagagaaaataaaatatttacttatagcaaataaaatagctatttaataattctttttcttgtaGGGTGAATACATCGTGTCGACTCGCGTGCGATGTGGTCGCTCCCTGGACGGATATCCCTTCAACCCGTGCTTGACCGAGGCTCAGTACAAagagatggaagaaaaagtttcTAGCACGTTGTCGGGCCTCACCAGTGAACTTAAGGGCACTTTTTACCCGCTTACCGGCATGAGCAAGGATGTGCAGCAAAAACTAATCGACGATCACTTCCTCTTCAAGGAGGGTGACCGTTTCCTCCAGGCAGCGAATGCCTGTCGTTTCTGGCCCACTGGACGTGGTATATTCCACAACGATGATAAGACCTTCCTGGTCTGGTGCAACGAAGAGGACCATCTCCGTATCATCTCCATGCAGATGGGTGGTGATCTTGGACAGGTAAAGACAATCTTCTCTACTATTAATTCCTCGTTTTTAACACAATATATTGGCGTAATTCTTTTTGTACGTtacattaaacaatttttagaaACGCGCCTATAGAATATAGAGActatgaatattgaaaaaatattatcataaaataattatattagtttTGCTAAGAATCTAAATTTGTCGTTGAATTTTCGATTTAATTGCGTGCTTATGTGAATATCCAAAATAATGAAGTTGCGTATACATTCAAAATATCGActttatctaatatttattcttcctTCAGGTCTACCGACGTCTGGTGACGGCGGTGAACGAGATCGAGAAGCGGTTGCCGTTCTCGCACAACGATCGCTTCGGTTTCCTGACGTTCTGCCCGACGAATCTGGGCACGACGGTGCGTGCCTCGGTGCACATCAAG encodes the following:
- the LOC105286782 gene encoding arginine kinase isoform X2, whose product is MGGCTSKDTTSGDDKKSNNMVDAAVLDKLETGYAKLAASDSKSLLKKHLTKEVFDQLKTRKTSFGSTLLDVIQSGLENHDSGVGIYAPDAEAYTVFAEIFDPIIDDYHGGFKKTDKHPPKDFGDVDCFGNLDPAGEYIVSTRVRCGRSLDGYPFNPCLTEAQYKEMEEKVSSTLSGLTSELKGTFYPLTGMSKDVQQKLIDDHFLFKEGDRFLQAANACRFWPTGRGIFHNDDKTFLVWCNEEDHLRIISMQMGGDLGQVYRRLVTAVNEIEKRLPFSHNDRFGFLTFCPTNLGTTVRASVHIKVPKLAANKAKLEEVAAKYNLQVRGTRGEHTEAEGGIYDISNKRRLGLTEYQAVKEMNDGIAELIKLEASL
- the LOC105286782 gene encoding arginine kinase isoform X1, giving the protein MGGVCSSLGICESEDQQNVQQTDNADDVKKSNNMVDAAVLDKLETGYAKLAASDSKSLLKKHLTKEVFDQLKTRKTSFGSTLLDVIQSGLENHDSGVGIYAPDAEAYTVFAEIFDPIIDDYHGGFKKTDKHPPKDFGDVDCFGNLDPAGEYIVSTRVRCGRSLDGYPFNPCLTEAQYKEMEEKVSSTLSGLTSELKGTFYPLTGMSKDVQQKLIDDHFLFKEGDRFLQAANACRFWPTGRGIFHNDDKTFLVWCNEEDHLRIISMQMGGDLGQVYRRLVTAVNEIEKRLPFSHNDRFGFLTFCPTNLGTTVRASVHIKVPKLAANKAKLEEVAAKYNLQVRGTRGEHTEAEGGIYDISNKRRLGLTEYQAVKEMNDGIAELIKLEASL
- the LOC105286782 gene encoding arginine kinase isoform X3, with product MVDAAVLDKLETGYAKLAASDSKSLLKKHLTKEVFDQLKTRKTSFGSTLLDVIQSGLENHDSGVGIYAPDAEAYTVFAEIFDPIIDDYHGGFKKTDKHPPKDFGDVDCFGNLDPAGEYIVSTRVRCGRSLDGYPFNPCLTEAQYKEMEEKVSSTLSGLTSELKGTFYPLTGMSKDVQQKLIDDHFLFKEGDRFLQAANACRFWPTGRGIFHNDDKTFLVWCNEEDHLRIISMQMGGDLGQVYRRLVTAVNEIEKRLPFSHNDRFGFLTFCPTNLGTTVRASVHIKVPKLAANKAKLEEVAAKYNLQVRGTRGEHTEAEGGIYDISNKRRLGLTEYQAVKEMNDGIAELIKLEASL